cgtCGAATGCTTCTCTGGCTGGGATCAAAAGcttttttttagcatttgttCTCCCTTTTCTACTACAATTCTTATTTCATATCATAGAGCCTACAGACCGTTTCTTTCTCTGGGCATCATGAAGCTACctgtctcataaaaaaaaatctctctatatctcacaaaaaaactcctttttttcaatattttaggTGTCTCGGATATCGTTGTGATTCTGTCTGTCCTCTAGTGTTCTCGTCCTGCGTGAGAGAGTCTTGTCTTTGTTTTAGATGCCTTGCACGGATCCCAACAACTACCTGAAAACCCAACAGAAGTCCTGTCCTGACAAGAAAGGCCATTGAGAGGTGAAAATCAAAGCGTTTCTGTTCCTAAGATGCGACGCCTTTGAAGCAGACTCAAAGAAAAAAGCACTTTCGCCGAGTGGTTATTGCCACTGTTCATCGTAGTACTAACGACCAACTCCCACTAGCTCAATGAAAATTACATTAGCAGCATAATCCCAaaaggcaaaattgaaaaacaagaaaaagagagagagagagagagaaccaattTGCAAGACAACAGACTTGTATGtgatttgagtcatgatatcaTTACCTTCCCCCTGGCCATTTTGTTCGATACATTTCCTTTTGTCAAAGCTCCATTTCATACTTGTTtggataagagagagagagaagagaaaggccCTTTTATTTTCAGTTTCTTAATGACTGACGCAATCGAAGCAACTATCATTATACAAATAGGAAATGCATCATGCTTCATAACTCTTTCTCTAGCTATTGCGATTTCCATTCTATtagttttattcattttatttatataatatcaGTTCATTTTTGCAGAAGAAAGGATCAGCTGGTTCAACCTCCGAGAAACATCTCGATGCCAAGGTCCTTAAATCACTAATATACTATCATATACTAGATTCTGATTCTAATCGTGAAGGACAGATAGCTTGTTACATGCGTCTGTAGACAGTACAGAGTTTATATTTATCTGGGTTAAAAGAATGGcattttttggttaattgaTTGCAGACATTAAGACGTTTGGCTCAAAATAGAGAAGCAGCAAGGAAAAGTCGTCTCAGGAAGAAGGTACATAATGCGCATTTTCTAGCAGCTCGAAAGTCATTTTCTGTCTTATATTCTGAAACATATCATTATCGCACCCCCTTCAATAAGcttttattgacaaaaattttgTCTTTTGAACAGGCTTATGTACAACAGCTTGAATCAAGCAGGATCAAGCTTACTCATATGGAGCAAGAACTTCAGCGCGCGCGATCGCAGGGCTTGCTTTTGGGTGCTTATGGCGGCGCCAGTGGGAATATCAGCTCTGGTGAGTTTAAGAAGCAGTATGCTTTTGGTCATCTCAGTAGAAAAGCCTGAGACGGAGTTTGATATCAGTAGATATATTAGATCGTAGCTCCTTCATTTCGAGTGATGACTAAATAACTGAGGCGAATTATGTACTTATTCGTTCTGAACACCGAGCGTTTTGTTTATAGGGGCTGCGGTATTCGATGTGGAATATGCAAGGTGGCTGGACGACGATCACCGGCACATGTCGGAGCTCCGGACCGCGTTGAAAGCGCATTTGTCGGACAGCGATCTAAGGATGATCGTGGATGGTTACATCTCCCATTACGACGAGTTTTTCAGGATCAAGGGGGTCGCTGCCCGAACCGATGTCTTCCACCTCCTCACCGGCATGTGGTGTTCTCCCGCCGAGCGCTGCTTCCTCTGGATGGGCGGGTTCCGGCCCTACGATCTCATCAAGGTCGGTAATGGTATTTTGAGTTCATTTCATATCATTCTACTACATTCTTATGACTATTTATCTCGATAAGTAATGTAATATATTTTACTATCGTCTTAATATCATAATTTGAACGAggtgcaaagaaaaaaagaagggatttAAAGAAAGTAGACTTCAGCCATCATTGTCTTATGATGTGGACGATTCAGCCGACAGCCGTTGACCGTTTTCCCCTAAAATCTATTTTATCTGTTAATTATTGTCCGAAAGAGAAGGGGTACAAACTACAAAGGCATATGAGGCTAAAGTCAATGGACCAAATGACCAATACTACCCCCAGAAAATCCAGAATTCGCCTTCAGCTTCTTCTGTATGATACATATCATAAAACTCCAATCTTTTTTCAACTGacgaaaataaaaatggaacaGAACAGTTCAATGTAAATCTAAGTTTTGTTACTGATGGATTCGAGTAGTGTGTTTCAGATGCTGCGACCCCAGTTGGACCTGTCGACGGAACAGCAGTTCATGGGGATATACAGCCTCGAGCAATCGCTGCAGCAGGCGGAGGAGGCGCTCTCGCAAGGCTTCGAACAGCTCCAACACTCGCTTATCGACACAGTCGCCAGCGGGCCCCTGGTCGACAGCATGCAGCTGATGGCCGTTTCCCTTAGCAAACTCTCCAACCTTGAAAACTTCGTTCTCCAGGTATACGCATAAGAACTCGACACACCATTAAAATTTTGAGGTTTTTACGAGTGTTGCGTAAAATGTACACGACGGGAATGAGTATAAAAggatgataaattttaatgttCATGTACACGCGACTGTCTTGAAAGCTAGTGCTTTCGTTAGATCAGCTGATGTGTGATGGGCCAAACTTTGGAAAAGATCATGAGGTGACAAGTGCAAGTTCATGTCCACTGATGTTCTTGAAAAGATACTCTCAAAGCAGATTCCTCCTTTCGAAGTACTTGGTTAGCAAGGAAAGATTAGTGTTACATCAAGAATAATTTGCATCTTTGTGATGGGAAATTTCAGTGATAAAAATGATGTTCCCTGCAGGCTGACAACTTGAGGCAGCAAACCCTTCACCAGCTGTGGCGGACATTAACGGTCAGGCAGGCAGGGCGCTGCATTCTGATGATCGGAGAGTACTACGGCCGATTACGAGCCTTAAGTTCGCTATGGTCATCTCGTCCGCGAGAGTAAGATCAAATCTAGAGTTACCATCATCATCGGCCGCTCATCTATGCATGAAACAGTTTTGACAGATTGTTTTGCGATGAACTTAAAATACTTCTTCATACTCAGTACATAGATAGTGCTCACTCACTCACACTATTGCAACTGCACAGGAACTCGATGAACGACGACGGGTCGTGCCAAACGTCAACGGATCTGCAAGCGTTTCAATCTGCTCAAAGTCACTTCCCTCCTTTTCGATAGCCTACAGCTCGCGCGACGTATTCAAGTGCATATACGCTACAATCATGAAATGTAGGCGAGGTTCCAACGCCTATGCTaattagagggaaaaaaatatatatatagagcggtcctttcttattatttttttaccatttcaGTCGCTTTAATTTTCTTGTATTAAGATCTTCCATCAGTGAATATTATGATGTAATTATGCTGTAAATGTGAAATTCTCTGCAAATTACATAGCTGCTACTTGCTTCGAAAGAGAAACGAGAATGATTTCTATATCGATATATATTTCCgtaaagaaacagagaaagaaaTATCGAGTTTAGGTCGCATAGAATTTGAACACCGTCGATTTCCAAATTTAGAATGAAATGGAACtctcatttattaattaattgaattcaatcaTCGGTATGAAAACTTGTACACATGCTGGCGACCCAATCCTGCTTATGTAATAATGTTTTTGGCAGGGCTGGTGTAATGaagaaaagtttcaaaaatgTCCGAGTCCCTGTCGAGTCCAGTCTCTTAATCATGCGCCTGTAACAATGTCAACTCGTCAGGATCGGTCAAAGACCTCCTAACAATCCTGATAGGAGTCTCGAACACAAAATTGTTAACAATGTCTATTCGTTTCTTAGCTAACAAGTCAATTCGCTGAGTGATCATTCCATCTTGTTCACCCTCGGGATCTATCAGAAGTTATGAAAGCACTGATTGGACTAGTGATGGGAGGTTGGCATTGCATCGGCGCCGTCGCTGTCGGCGTGCCTTTCGGCCTCAGCATATACGAATTCAAATTGCAACTTCCCTTTCTAATCTAATTATTGCACACGTCCCTTTTCGAGATTAGGACTCCGATTTAAATAAACGATTTAGAAAATGAAGGGGGGACGGAGTGACCTTTGCTTTCCACGTCATTACCTAGCACAATCTGCAAATTTGGGAAATGACAAAATCTATTTGACCCTTCATCGATTAGAGtacttaaaaaatgataaacaagAATCGGTGAGAAAGTTCGTGACTCGACACTAATTGGCTCGTTTAAACAGCAATCTTCTATGATTAAAGTGGAGTTTGTGCTGGGTCGGCGCTGGCCGTTTGCGGTGTGGCTTGTACTCGGCCGCAATCACATCCTCTATGGAGGTTAGAAGTGACGATCGAGACTGACTCGGATTTGGGTTCTCCCCAGATGACTTTTCTAGATTCATGCATGACATCGATTTTGTATTGGAAATTCTTGTCGTTTGCTTTAGATAtgctaaaaaattagttttactTATTGTATCACCCGGCTTACCAACAAATACTAGAGATAAATTCATTCCGTGTTCAAATTCATTTGTGCTAGTTCATGTCATTTTCGAATCACCAATTGaataaaggaaatgaaaatatcaGATTGAACCACCAGAGCACGTCTTGTCCGGAGTCACGTCTTGATTAGGGATGAGCATAATTCTATGGTAGAATCGGGAACTTGAAAACCGACTTGATTTTAAATTCTAGAATATATaaggtaggtttcaagtttcaaaaattatgaatctattttgACAGAGCCTAATTATCGTTTAGAAGATTTATCTCATATGAATCGATATTGGTTTGATACCAATAATGGGAGTCGTAAGTTCTGGATTCTTTATGGAATCAAGAACTTTGAACTGGGAATAAGTCGgtgtttttattgttttatatgTTTGCACTGCTTGTGGCATTTTATGATGTCCAATGatgaatatttaatttgaaaccACTAATATGAGTTTCCATTTTTAGCAATATACATGacgagacttttactttattaatattttataatcttAGTGTGTCTAAATATGAGTTGTTATTAGTGAATTATAGTAAATGATGACGATTAAAGATGATGATTCATCTCAATTATTCAAGTAAGAATATATAGAGAACTTGAATAGATCCTAAAATCTATGTGTTCGGAAACTTATGACATGGTAGATTTCAAGTTCCTCGGAATGCATGGTAGGTTTCggattccaaaaattagaaaatctaCTCCGAAGAGTAAGTTTCAGATTTTAAATGGAATCTGAACAAAACCTGGAACCAATTATTCTTCATATTGATCATCCAACACCTTCTCTTCTCACTGCGGAAAAGCCACAACCGGCCCAACCTTTATTGGGATCTTCTGGTCCGGTCCAGTCCAGCCCTTTCAATGGAAGTGCCTCACGAGCTGTTCTTCCAGTTCGCGTCCCTCCATTTCGATCCCGGCCCATCATTTCCATTCGGTCCGCCGATAAGATGATGCTGCAATTATCTCTCAATACGTGCGCATGTTACTCCATGGATGGTCCTCAAATGGCCTCGTCTCGAGTTACCCAAAACTCGCTTGTCTCCCCACTTCGAGGCAGAGAGGGTCCATTGTCCAGTGTCCACGCACTCCTTCTGAATCTGCACGAGAGAAGCAAGGTCTTTGGCCGTTGGGTGGGAGACATCAGACAACAGACATCGTCATCTGTCATTCGTGGGAATCCTCTTGTTTCTCTGGATTTAGCAACGTTAAGCTCCAAGTCATATGATTTTCCATTTGGGGTGTAACTTCTGATGAAAATTGTCGTTGGATACGTTGAACTCGGGCTCTTTAAAGTGAGGAGTGATGATGGTCTTGGAGTTAAAGGGCAGAAACAG
The window above is part of the Eucalyptus grandis isolate ANBG69807.140 chromosome 6, ASM1654582v1, whole genome shotgun sequence genome. Proteins encoded here:
- the LOC104433981 gene encoding transcription factor TGA9; this encodes MASQRLGETGLSEAGPSSDHHHHHHHHVPYSVLGINAPSSSFINQEGPAFDFGELEQAIVLQEVSIRNDEDHKAAFHSSGRPSETLEMFPAWPMKFQQTPTTTRGSSRSGGESSGNSEGSGANTLSTALLSSSKTETQLELESPISNKASSSSSSAHHQRPQQQEMAGVVSQDPPGSSRSPQDNNKKKGSAGSTSEKHLDAKTLRRLAQNREAARKSRLRKKAYVQQLESSRIKLTHMEQELQRARSQGLLLGAYGGASGNISSGAAVFDVEYARWLDDDHRHMSELRTALKAHLSDSDLRMIVDGYISHYDEFFRIKGVAARTDVFHLLTGMWCSPAERCFLWMGGFRPYDLIKMLRPQLDLSTEQQFMGIYSLEQSLQQAEEALSQGFEQLQHSLIDTVASGPLVDSMQLMAVSLSKLSNLENFVLQADNLRQQTLHQLWRTLTVRQAGRCILMIGEYYGRLRALSSLWSSRPRENSMNDDGSCQTSTDLQAFQSAQSHFPPFR